A genomic stretch from Hemicordylus capensis ecotype Gifberg chromosome 1, rHemCap1.1.pri, whole genome shotgun sequence includes:
- the NUDT8 gene encoding mitochondrial coenzyme A diphosphatase NUDT8 isoform X2: MHRNQATCRGAATTTAGKPPPQPPLQQDIMLPTLRHLCQVIPPTPVGSVGPVRRYLSWENEQRCRGLLEASTNRYKQEAVSAAVLVSMCSVSGKPAILYTLRSSTLTGMHKGDVSFPGGKRDDSDRDVIATALRETHEELGLQLGKDCVWGVMRPVPDRMRNGVAPVLANLGPLEHLTLKPNPKEVEAVFTLSFSHLLQEENQGYTHFCNKGRYSHTLPVFRHGPHRVWGLTAIITDLTLELMAPGAYHRRTHVLGIR, from the exons atgcacaggaaCCAGGCCACCTGCCGgggagccgccaccaccaccgcagGGAAGCCTCCTCCACAGCCTCCACTACAGCAG GACATTATGCTTCCAACTCTTCGTCACCTCTGCCAGGTTATACCCCCTACTCCTGTAGGCAGTGTGGGTCCAGTTCGCAGGTACTTATCCTGGGAAAATGAGCAAAGGTGCAGAGGGCTGCTAGAAGCATCCACCAACCGATACAAACAAGAAGCCGTGTCAGCAGCTGTTCTGGTGTCCATGTGCTCTGTGTCTGGGAAGCCAGCCATCTTGTACACTCTGCGTTCCAGCACCCTGACTGGCATGCACAAAGGAGATGTCAG TTTCCCAGGTGGCAAACGTGACGACTCTGACCGGGATGTCATCGCCACGGCACTCAGGGAGACTCATGAAGAGCTGGGCCTGCAGTTAGGGAAGGACTGCGTTTGGGGAGTCATGAGACCAGTGCCTGATAGG ATGAGAAATGGAGTTGCTCCTGTGCTAGCCAACTTGGGTCCTCTGGAGCACCTGACACTGAAGCCTAACCCCAAAGAG gttgaggctgttTTCACTCTTTCCTTTTCCCATCTACTGCAAGAAGAGAACCAGGGCTATACCCACTTCTGCAACAAAGGCCGCTACAGCCACACACTGCCCGTCTTCCGTCATGGGCCTCACCGTGTATGGGGACTCACAGCTATTATCACTGATTTGACTCTGGAATTGATGGCTCCGGGAGCGTACCACAGACGGACTCATGTGTTGGGCATTCGCTGA
- the KTI12 gene encoding protein KTI12 homolog, which yields MPSSPPNGNPISEGPFTLQMPLVVLCGLPGSGKSQRAEELRAALGAEAGKERRVFVVAEAEPVGVGGGGRAALRAEVERYLSPRDVVVVDAGNELKSFRYELYCLSKHAGTPHCLVLCLGGAACADRPPLEVPDSRNRWDWPLFTAPEDLAEPLPLPDICAALFERRPPPRNQSTRSQPLQAAGFLHQLDRLTQDVLAALMAAQRNGVQPGQFVPVAVDGLGQAPQGLLLNRPVSLAELSRLRRQFLSYAKMHPGEGEQNLPQLGSMFLQYLSRNLQ from the coding sequence ATGCCCAGTAGCCCCCCAAATGGAAATCCAATAAGCGAAGGCCCTTTCACGCTACAGATGCCGTTGGTGGTGCTGTGTGGGCTGCCGGGGAGCGGCAAGAGCCAGCGCGCTGAAGAGCTGAGGGCTGCGCTGGGTGCCGAGGCCGGCAAAGAACGGCGGGTCTTCGTGGTCGCTGAGGCAGAACCCGTGGGGGTCGGCGGTGGGGGCAGGGCTGCCTTGCGGGCAGAGGTGGAGCGGTATCTGAGCCCGCGCGATGTGGTGGTGGTTGATGCGGGCAATGAGCTGAAGAGCTTCCGCTATGAGCTCTATTGCCTCAGCAAGCATGCGGGGACCCCCCACTGCCTGGTGCTGTGTCTCGGAGGGGCTGCTTGTGCAGACCGACCCCCGCTGGAAGTGCCGGACTCGCGCAACCGCTGGGACTGGCCCCTTTTCACAGCGCCCGAGGACTTGGCTGAACCGCTGCCTCTGCCAGATATTTGTGCCGCCCTCTTTGAGCGCCGCCCGCCTCCCCGCAACCAGTCCACGCGCTCCCAACCCCTCCAGGCTGCCGGCTTCCTTCACCAACTCGACCGCCTCACCCAGGACGTGCTGGCTGCCCTCATGGCTGCTCAGAGGAATGGGGTCCAGCCCGGGCAATTTGTGCCGGTGGCCGTGGACGGGCTAGGCCAAGCGCCTCAAGGATTGCTGCTGAACAGACCCGTCAGCCTGGCTGAGCTAAGCCGGCTCCGCAGGCAGTTTCTCAGCTATGCCAAAATGCATCCGGGGGAAGGCGAGCAGAATCTGCCCCAGCTGGGAAGCATGTTCCTTCAGTACCTGAGCCGCAACCTGCAGTGA
- the NUDT8 gene encoding mitochondrial coenzyme A diphosphatase NUDT8 isoform X3, whose protein sequence is MNQATCRGAATTTAGKPPPQPPLQQDIMLPTLRHLCQVIPPTPVGSVGPVRRYLSWENEQRCRGLLEASTNRYKQEAVSAAVLVSMCSVSGKPAILYTLRSSTLTGMHKGDVSFPGGKRDDSDRDVIATALRETHEELGLQLGKDCVWGVMRPVPDRMRNGVAPVLANLGPLEHLTLKPNPKEVEAVFTLSFSHLLQEENQGYTHFCNKGRYSHTLPVFRHGPHRVWGLTAIITDLTLELMAPGAYHRRTHVLGIR, encoded by the exons at gaaCCAGGCCACCTGCCGgggagccgccaccaccaccgcagGGAAGCCTCCTCCACAGCCTCCACTACAGCAG GACATTATGCTTCCAACTCTTCGTCACCTCTGCCAGGTTATACCCCCTACTCCTGTAGGCAGTGTGGGTCCAGTTCGCAGGTACTTATCCTGGGAAAATGAGCAAAGGTGCAGAGGGCTGCTAGAAGCATCCACCAACCGATACAAACAAGAAGCCGTGTCAGCAGCTGTTCTGGTGTCCATGTGCTCTGTGTCTGGGAAGCCAGCCATCTTGTACACTCTGCGTTCCAGCACCCTGACTGGCATGCACAAAGGAGATGTCAG TTTCCCAGGTGGCAAACGTGACGACTCTGACCGGGATGTCATCGCCACGGCACTCAGGGAGACTCATGAAGAGCTGGGCCTGCAGTTAGGGAAGGACTGCGTTTGGGGAGTCATGAGACCAGTGCCTGATAGG ATGAGAAATGGAGTTGCTCCTGTGCTAGCCAACTTGGGTCCTCTGGAGCACCTGACACTGAAGCCTAACCCCAAAGAG gttgaggctgttTTCACTCTTTCCTTTTCCCATCTACTGCAAGAAGAGAACCAGGGCTATACCCACTTCTGCAACAAAGGCCGCTACAGCCACACACTGCCCGTCTTCCGTCATGGGCCTCACCGTGTATGGGGACTCACAGCTATTATCACTGATTTGACTCTGGAATTGATGGCTCCGGGAGCGTACCACAGACGGACTCATGTGTTGGGCATTCGCTGA
- the NUDT8 gene encoding mitochondrial coenzyme A diphosphatase NUDT8 isoform X4, whose translation MLPTLRHLCQVIPPTPVGSVGPVRRYLSWENEQRCRGLLEASTNRYKQEAVSAAVLVSMCSVSGKPAILYTLRSSTLTGMHKGDVSFPGGKRDDSDRDVIATALRETHEELGLQLGKDCVWGVMRPVPDRMRNGVAPVLANLGPLEHLTLKPNPKEVEAVFTLSFSHLLQEENQGYTHFCNKGRYSHTLPVFRHGPHRVWGLTAIITDLTLELMAPGAYHRRTHVLGIR comes from the exons ATGCTTCCAACTCTTCGTCACCTCTGCCAGGTTATACCCCCTACTCCTGTAGGCAGTGTGGGTCCAGTTCGCAGGTACTTATCCTGGGAAAATGAGCAAAGGTGCAGAGGGCTGCTAGAAGCATCCACCAACCGATACAAACAAGAAGCCGTGTCAGCAGCTGTTCTGGTGTCCATGTGCTCTGTGTCTGGGAAGCCAGCCATCTTGTACACTCTGCGTTCCAGCACCCTGACTGGCATGCACAAAGGAGATGTCAG TTTCCCAGGTGGCAAACGTGACGACTCTGACCGGGATGTCATCGCCACGGCACTCAGGGAGACTCATGAAGAGCTGGGCCTGCAGTTAGGGAAGGACTGCGTTTGGGGAGTCATGAGACCAGTGCCTGATAGG ATGAGAAATGGAGTTGCTCCTGTGCTAGCCAACTTGGGTCCTCTGGAGCACCTGACACTGAAGCCTAACCCCAAAGAG gttgaggctgttTTCACTCTTTCCTTTTCCCATCTACTGCAAGAAGAGAACCAGGGCTATACCCACTTCTGCAACAAAGGCCGCTACAGCCACACACTGCCCGTCTTCCGTCATGGGCCTCACCGTGTATGGGGACTCACAGCTATTATCACTGATTTGACTCTGGAATTGATGGCTCCGGGAGCGTACCACAGACGGACTCATGTGTTGGGCATTCGCTGA
- the NUDT8 gene encoding mitochondrial coenzyme A diphosphatase NUDT8 isoform X1, which yields MGRDSQGDDMREVKVNQAGSPSLGSFPSEQLPLRVPPRAGSCILCQHSLREKRCLDSKRKRHARQQSRGLPSLLFAHRLTRKRNSFPSTVATPKLPLYLPKASEAIILSQNLVWLIVKVLFTSLFYDIMLPTLRHLCQVIPPTPVGSVGPVRRYLSWENEQRCRGLLEASTNRYKQEAVSAAVLVSMCSVSGKPAILYTLRSSTLTGMHKGDVSFPGGKRDDSDRDVIATALRETHEELGLQLGKDCVWGVMRPVPDRMRNGVAPVLANLGPLEHLTLKPNPKEVEAVFTLSFSHLLQEENQGYTHFCNKGRYSHTLPVFRHGPHRVWGLTAIITDLTLELMAPGAYHRRTHVLGIR from the exons ATGGGTCGGGACTCCCAAGGAGATGACATGCGAGAGGTCAAAGTCAACCAAGCTGGCTCACCTTCTCTCGGCAGCTTTCCTTCCGAGCAGCTGCCTCTGCGCGTGCCTCCCAGGGCAGGTTCCTGTATTTTGTGTCAGCATTCCTTAAGAGAAAAGCGATGCCTGGATTCAAAGAGGAAGAGGCATGCGAGACAGCAAAGCCGCGGCCTGCCTTCTCTCCTCTTTGCCCACCGTCTCACTCGCAAGAGGAACAGCTTCCCTTCCACGGTTGCCACTCCAAAACTACCACTGTACCTCCCAAAAGCAAGCGAAGCAATTATTCTTAGCCAAAATCTTGTGTGGCTTATAGTCAAAGTCCTATTTACTTCcttgttttat GACATTATGCTTCCAACTCTTCGTCACCTCTGCCAGGTTATACCCCCTACTCCTGTAGGCAGTGTGGGTCCAGTTCGCAGGTACTTATCCTGGGAAAATGAGCAAAGGTGCAGAGGGCTGCTAGAAGCATCCACCAACCGATACAAACAAGAAGCCGTGTCAGCAGCTGTTCTGGTGTCCATGTGCTCTGTGTCTGGGAAGCCAGCCATCTTGTACACTCTGCGTTCCAGCACCCTGACTGGCATGCACAAAGGAGATGTCAG TTTCCCAGGTGGCAAACGTGACGACTCTGACCGGGATGTCATCGCCACGGCACTCAGGGAGACTCATGAAGAGCTGGGCCTGCAGTTAGGGAAGGACTGCGTTTGGGGAGTCATGAGACCAGTGCCTGATAGG ATGAGAAATGGAGTTGCTCCTGTGCTAGCCAACTTGGGTCCTCTGGAGCACCTGACACTGAAGCCTAACCCCAAAGAG gttgaggctgttTTCACTCTTTCCTTTTCCCATCTACTGCAAGAAGAGAACCAGGGCTATACCCACTTCTGCAACAAAGGCCGCTACAGCCACACACTGCCCGTCTTCCGTCATGGGCCTCACCGTGTATGGGGACTCACAGCTATTATCACTGATTTGACTCTGGAATTGATGGCTCCGGGAGCGTACCACAGACGGACTCATGTGTTGGGCATTCGCTGA